In one Populus nigra chromosome 12, ddPopNigr1.1, whole genome shotgun sequence genomic region, the following are encoded:
- the LOC133670010 gene encoding TOM1-like protein 1, translating to MSDNLMEKVSAFGELLKTGGAEVGRKMSAGMSSMSFKVKELLQGPNQEDKLVEDATAETLDEPDWAMNLDICDMINHEKVSSVELIRGIKKRIMIKNARIQYLALMLLETCAKNCEKAFSEVAAERVLDEMVKLIDDPQTAVNNRNKALMLIEAWGESTSELRYLPVYEETYKSLKSRGIRFPGRDNESLVPIFTPPCTVSAPEADASLTHQIQHDIPLQSFTAEQTKEAFDVARNTIELLTTVLSSSPQQDALQDGLATTLVQQCHQSQLTVQRIIETAGDNEALLFEGLNVNDEIQKVLSKYEELKTPSVVPAVPEPTLIPVAVEPDSPIHAKEESLIRKPAGPQGGTHGGSSDDMIDDLDEMIFGKKGGSASEGAQDPKKEQFSKDDLISF from the exons ATGAGCGACAATTTGATGGAGAAGGTCAGTGCTTTTGGTGAACTCCTCAAGACTGGAGGTGCCGAGGTGGGTCGAAAGATGAGTGCAGGCATGAGCTCAATGAGCTTCAAGGTGAAGGAGCTATTACAAGGTCCTAACCAAGAAGATAAACTTGTTGAGGATGCCACAGCTGAGACGCTTGATGAGCCTGATTGGGCAATGAATCTTGATATCTGTGATATGATCAATCATGAAAAAGTTAGTAGTGTTGAATTGATTCGTGGAATAAAGAAGAGGATCATGATAAAAAATGCTAGGATACAGTATTTAGCTTTAATGTTGCTTGAAACATGTGCTAAGAATTGTGAGAAAGCTTTCTCAGAGGTGGCAGCTGAGAGGGTTCTTGATGAAATGGTGAAGTTGATTGATGATCCTCAGACTGCTGTCAATAATAGGAATAAAGCTTTGATGCTCATTGAAGCATGGGGAGAGTCAACTAGTGAGCTGCGTTATTTACCTGTTTATGAAGAAACATACAAG AGTTTAAAATCAAGGGGTATCCGATTCCCTGGTCGTGACAATGAGAGTTTAGTGCCTATCTTCACCCCACCTTGTACTGTGTCGGCTCCAGAAGCGGATGCTAGTCTTACACATCAGATTCAGCACGATATTCCTCTGCAAAGTTTTACAGCTGAACAGACAAAGGAAGCATTTGATGTGGCAAGAAACACCATAGAGCTTCTCACAACAGTATTGTCCTCTTCACCTCAACAAGATGCATTACAG GATGGTTTGGCAACTACACTAGTCCAGCAGTGTCATCAGTCACAACTGACTGTGCAAAGAATCATTGAGACAGCAGGAGACAACGAGGCTCTTCTTTTTGAAGGTTTGAATGTGAATGACGAAATCCAGAAAGTTCTCTCGAAGTATGAAGAGTTGAAGACCCCATCAGTGGTTCCTGCTGTACCTGAACCTACTTTGATTCCTGTTGCTGTTGAGCCTGATTCACCCATTCATGCCAAAGAAGAGTCCTTGATCAGGAAACCTGCAGGTCCACAAGGTGGAACCCACGGAGGGAGCAGTGATGATATGATAGATGATCTTGATGAAATGATATTTGGTAAGAAGGGAGGGAGTGCATCTGAAGGCGCGCAAGACCCAAAGAAGGAGCAATTCTCTAAGGATGACCTCATATCCTTCTGA